In Micrococcales bacterium, the DNA window CCTTTTCATGCCAAGGCTCAACCTCGCGGTTTTGGGGGTGGTGACAAGGCTCGGGCTGGCGAGATGGGGGTGGTGTCAAGGCTCGGGCTGGCGAGATGGGGGTGGTGTCAAGGCTCGGAGTCGCGGAAAGTGAAAGGGACAGGCCGTGATTGGGACCATTGCCGCCGGTCGGCTAGACTTGGGCGCTGCCGTCCAACGGCCGCGGAGAGTTAGCCCGGGTGAACCAGCCCCGGCGCGCCGCGCAACGAGTACAGACTGAAGGAGTCCCCTTGCCGCTTGACCAGGCCACCAAGGCCAAAATCATTGAAGAATACGCCACTACCAAGGGCGACACGGGTTCGCCAGAAGTCCAGATTGCTCTGCTGACCCAGCGGATCAAGGACCTGACGGAGCATTTCAAGGTCCACCAACATGATCACCATTCGCGCCGCGGCCTGCTCCTGCTGGTAGGCCAACGCCGCCGGTTGCTGGGTTATTTGCAGCGCATCGATATTGAGCGCTACCGGAG includes these proteins:
- the rpsO gene encoding 30S ribosomal protein S15 translates to MPLDQATKAKIIEEYATTKGDTGSPEVQIALLTQRIKDLTEHFKVHQHDHHSRRGLLLLVGQRRRLLGYLQRIDIERYRSLIERLGLRR